The proteins below come from a single Plantactinospora sp. KBS50 genomic window:
- a CDS encoding ABC transporter permease has translation MTGARRFGRHLLAALGLPVALLGLWWVLSADSQSYYLPPLSRILGAFPDVWLTSGRLRSDVLPSVLRLLTGLVLAGLLGVGLGVLVGSSRRLRAFCEPVLEFLRAVPPPVLVPVLILFAGIGNSMKVLVIISGCLWPILLNTIEGVRAVDEVLAETCRCYGIRGPARLWHLVIRSASPQIVTGLRQGLSVGIILMVISEMFAASNGLGFTVIQFQRSFAVTDMWTGILLLGLLGFLLATALRLAERRILGWYFGLRRAQRDGS, from the coding sequence ATGACGGGCGCCCGCCGGTTCGGCCGGCACCTGCTGGCCGCGCTCGGCCTGCCGGTGGCGCTGCTGGGACTGTGGTGGGTGCTGTCGGCCGACAGCCAGAGCTACTACCTGCCGCCGCTGTCCCGGATCCTCGGCGCGTTCCCGGACGTCTGGCTGACCAGCGGGCGGCTGCGCTCCGACGTGCTGCCCAGCGTGCTGCGGCTGCTCACCGGCCTGGTGCTGGCCGGCCTGCTGGGCGTCGGGCTCGGCGTGCTGGTCGGCTCGTCCCGCCGGCTGCGGGCGTTCTGCGAACCGGTGCTGGAGTTCCTCCGGGCCGTTCCGCCCCCGGTGCTGGTGCCGGTGCTCATCCTCTTCGCCGGCATCGGCAACTCGATGAAGGTGCTGGTCATCATCTCGGGCTGCCTGTGGCCGATCCTGCTGAACACCATCGAGGGGGTGCGGGCGGTCGACGAGGTGCTCGCCGAGACCTGCCGCTGCTACGGCATCCGGGGGCCGGCCCGGCTGTGGCACCTGGTCATCCGCTCGGCGAGCCCGCAGATCGTCACCGGCCTGCGTCAGGGTCTCTCGGTCGGGATCATCCTCATGGTGATCAGCGAGATGTTCGCCGCGAGCAACGGGCTGGGCTTCACGGTCATCCAGTTCCAGCGCAGCTTCGCGGTCACCGACATGTGGACCGGCATTCTGCTGCTGGGACTGCTCGGCTTCCTCCTGGCCACGGCGCTGCGCCTGGCGGAACGGCGGATCCTGGGCTGGTACTTCGGGCTGCGCCGCGCGCAGCGGGACGGGAGCTGA
- a CDS encoding benzaldehyde dehydrogenase: MSLLDQSAWNGNLYSGGWVAGHGGQATVRAPATGAELGRIGLADETDVAAAAARAAQAQRSWAALPYPQRAAVLRRAGQLWEETAAEVGDWLIREAGSVPPKAAVETSTAAQECYEAAALASHPLGEILPSAQPRLSLARRLPVGVVGVIAPFNFPLILSIRSVAPALALGNAVLLKPDVRTAVSGGVTLARVFEEAGLPDGLLHILPGGAPVGEALIDEPNVRLISFTGSTAAGRKVGAAAARQLKRVHLELGGNNALIVLPDADLELAVSAGAWGAFLHQGQICMSAGRHLVHERIAEEYVSRLAATADALPVGDPAAGQVALGPIIDEHQRDHIHELVTASVADGATLAAGGRYEGLFYRPTVLSGVTPQTPAYAQEVFGPVAPVLTFSDPDEAAALAGGTEYGLSLGIIGTDVMAAMALAERIPTGIVHINDQTVSDEAVAPFGGVKASGTGARFGGPAANVSAFTETQWVTMQGTVTRYPF; encoded by the coding sequence GTGAGCCTGCTCGACCAGAGTGCCTGGAACGGAAACCTGTACAGCGGCGGCTGGGTGGCCGGACACGGCGGCCAGGCCACCGTCCGGGCGCCGGCGACCGGCGCGGAACTGGGCCGGATCGGACTGGCCGACGAGACCGACGTGGCCGCGGCGGCGGCCCGCGCCGCGCAGGCGCAGCGCTCCTGGGCCGCTCTGCCGTACCCGCAGCGGGCGGCCGTGCTGCGCCGGGCCGGGCAGTTGTGGGAGGAAACCGCGGCCGAGGTCGGCGACTGGCTGATCCGGGAGGCCGGTTCGGTGCCCCCGAAGGCGGCCGTGGAGACCAGCACCGCGGCGCAGGAGTGCTACGAGGCGGCGGCGTTGGCGTCGCATCCGCTGGGTGAGATCCTGCCCAGCGCGCAGCCGCGGCTGAGCCTGGCCCGCCGGCTGCCGGTGGGGGTGGTGGGGGTGATCGCCCCGTTCAACTTCCCGCTGATCCTGTCGATCCGGTCGGTCGCCCCGGCCCTGGCCCTGGGCAACGCGGTGCTACTCAAGCCGGACGTCCGCACGGCGGTCTCCGGCGGCGTGACACTGGCCCGGGTGTTCGAGGAGGCGGGGCTGCCGGACGGGCTGCTGCACATCCTGCCCGGTGGGGCGCCGGTCGGCGAGGCGCTGATCGACGAGCCGAACGTCCGGCTGATCAGCTTCACCGGTTCCACGGCGGCCGGGCGGAAGGTGGGCGCCGCGGCGGCCCGGCAGCTCAAGCGCGTCCATCTGGAACTCGGCGGCAACAACGCGCTGATCGTGCTCCCCGACGCCGACCTGGAGCTGGCCGTCTCGGCCGGCGCCTGGGGGGCGTTCCTGCACCAGGGCCAGATCTGCATGAGCGCCGGCCGGCATCTGGTGCACGAGCGGATCGCCGAGGAGTACGTGTCCCGGTTGGCGGCCACCGCGGACGCCCTGCCGGTGGGCGACCCGGCGGCCGGCCAGGTGGCGCTCGGCCCGATCATCGACGAGCACCAGCGGGACCACATTCACGAGCTGGTCACGGCCAGCGTGGCCGACGGTGCGACGCTGGCCGCCGGCGGCCGGTACGAGGGGCTGTTCTACCGGCCGACGGTGCTGTCCGGGGTCACCCCGCAGACCCCGGCGTACGCGCAGGAGGTGTTCGGCCCGGTGGCGCCGGTGCTCACCTTCAGCGATCCGGACGAGGCCGCCGCGCTGGCCGGCGGCACCGAGTACGGCCTCTCGCTCGGCATCATCGGCACCGACGTGATGGCCGCGATGGCGCTCGCCGAACGGATACCGACCGGCATCGTGCACATCAACGACCAGACCGTCAGCGACGAGGCGGTGGCGCCGTTCGGCGGGGTGAAGGCGTCCGGTACGGGCGCCCGGTTCGGCGGTCCGGCGGCCAACGTGTCGGCGTTCACCGAAACCCAGTGGGTGACCATGCAGGGCACGGTCACCCGCTACCCGTTCTAG
- a CDS encoding CoA-transferase subunit beta, whose product MSVDRDAPRSAAPSADWTADEMMTVAAARQLHDGTACFVGIGLPSTAANLARATHAPNLVLIYESGCLGAKPGRLPLSIGDGILADTADAVVPVPEVFNYWLQPGRIRTGFLGAAQLDRYGNINTTVIGSDYTAPAVRLPGAGGAPEIAASCGEVVVVARQNRRTFVDKVDFVTSVGYGDGPGARERFGLRGAGPRVVITDLGVLQPDPRTSELTLTHLHPAASVEQARAATGWPLAVAADLASTDPPTAAELTVLRALTGELP is encoded by the coding sequence ATGAGTGTGGACCGGGACGCGCCGCGAAGCGCCGCGCCGAGCGCCGACTGGACGGCCGACGAGATGATGACGGTCGCCGCCGCCCGGCAACTGCACGACGGCACCGCGTGCTTCGTGGGCATCGGCCTGCCCAGCACGGCCGCGAACCTGGCCCGCGCCACCCACGCGCCCAACCTGGTGCTGATCTACGAGTCCGGCTGCCTGGGCGCCAAGCCGGGACGGCTGCCGCTGTCCATCGGCGACGGCATCCTGGCCGACACCGCCGACGCCGTGGTCCCGGTGCCCGAGGTCTTCAACTACTGGCTCCAGCCCGGCCGGATCCGCACCGGCTTCCTCGGCGCCGCCCAACTCGACAGGTACGGCAACATCAACACCACGGTGATCGGGTCCGACTACACCGCGCCCGCGGTCCGGCTGCCCGGCGCCGGCGGTGCCCCGGAAATCGCGGCCTCCTGCGGCGAGGTTGTCGTCGTCGCCCGGCAGAACCGGCGTACCTTCGTTGACAAGGTGGACTTCGTGACATCGGTCGGCTACGGCGACGGTCCCGGCGCGCGGGAGCGGTTCGGCCTGCGCGGCGCCGGGCCGCGCGTCGTGATCACCGACCTGGGCGTGCTGCAACCCGATCCGCGTACCAGCGAACTGACCCTCACCCACCTGCACCCCGCGGCCAGCGTGGAGCAGGCCCGGGCGGCCACCGGCTGGCCGCTCGCGGTCGCCGCCGACCTGGCCAGCACCGACCCGCCCACCGCCGCCGAACTGACCGTGCTCCGCGCGCTGACCGGAGAACTCCCATGA
- the pcaC gene encoding 4-carboxymuconolactone decarboxylase translates to MTDGTDQDRRRQGTAVRREVLGDAHVDRAAARTDAFTADFQDFITRYAWGEIWTRPGLDRRTRSCITLAVLAALHHDEELGMHVGAALRNGLTEAEVAEVLLQVGVYAGVPAANRAFSVARQALRREDT, encoded by the coding sequence ATGACCGACGGGACGGACCAGGACCGGCGGCGCCAGGGCACGGCCGTGCGCCGGGAGGTGCTCGGCGACGCGCACGTCGACCGGGCCGCCGCCCGTACCGACGCGTTCACCGCCGATTTCCAGGACTTCATCACCCGGTACGCCTGGGGCGAGATCTGGACCCGGCCCGGCCTGGACCGGCGTACCCGCAGTTGCATCACCCTGGCGGTGCTCGCGGCGTTGCACCACGACGAGGAGTTGGGCATGCACGTCGGCGCCGCGCTGCGCAACGGGCTCACCGAGGCGGAGGTCGCCGAGGTGCTGTTGCAGGTGGGTGTCTACGCTGGCGTCCCGGCGGCCAACCGGGCCTTTTCCGTGGCCCGGCAAGCGCTGCGGCGGGAGGACACGTGA
- a CDS encoding ABC transporter substrate-binding protein has product MRRKALVPGAFLAAVLLATAACGSSSDSDDSSAGGPTKVKVGAIPIVDVAPLHLGRAKGFFSEQNIDVEVVNTTGGAAAIPGVMNGEFDFAFGNVVSLIVARSQGIPLKAIAEGNSSTGEQGRDFGGIVVPKDSPINSAADLAGRTVAVNNLKNVGDTTVRASIRKAGGDPANVKFVELAFPDMPAAVANKRVDAAWVVEPFFTITQQQGARVVASNFVDAAPNMTVAVYFTNEKTLTEKGDLAKRFTAAIEKSLAYAREHPDEAREVLPTYAKIDPAVAEKITLPAWPDQVNRESVQTLADLMLGDGLIKEKVDVSEMLP; this is encoded by the coding sequence ATGCGACGCAAAGCCCTGGTTCCCGGCGCGTTCCTGGCCGCCGTACTGCTCGCCACGGCGGCCTGCGGCTCGTCGTCCGACTCGGATGACTCCTCCGCCGGTGGCCCGACGAAGGTCAAGGTCGGCGCCATCCCGATCGTCGACGTCGCGCCGCTGCACCTGGGCAGGGCCAAGGGCTTCTTCAGCGAGCAGAACATCGACGTCGAGGTGGTCAACACCACCGGCGGCGCCGCCGCCATCCCGGGCGTGATGAACGGCGAGTTCGACTTCGCCTTCGGCAACGTCGTGTCGCTGATCGTCGCCCGGTCCCAGGGCATCCCGCTCAAGGCGATCGCCGAGGGCAACTCCTCCACCGGCGAGCAGGGCAGGGACTTCGGCGGCATCGTCGTACCGAAGGACAGTCCCATCAACTCCGCCGCCGACCTGGCCGGCAGGACCGTCGCGGTGAACAACCTGAAGAACGTCGGCGACACCACCGTGCGGGCCTCCATCCGCAAGGCCGGCGGCGACCCGGCGAACGTGAAGTTCGTCGAGCTGGCCTTCCCGGACATGCCCGCCGCGGTGGCCAACAAGCGGGTGGACGCCGCCTGGGTCGTCGAGCCGTTCTTCACGATCACCCAGCAGCAGGGCGCCCGGGTGGTCGCCTCCAACTTCGTCGACGCGGCGCCGAACATGACCGTCGCGGTCTACTTCACCAACGAGAAGACCCTCACCGAAAAGGGCGACCTGGCCAAGCGCTTCACCGCGGCCATCGAGAAGTCCCTGGCGTACGCCCGTGAGCACCCCGACGAGGCCCGCGAGGTGCTGCCGACGTACGCGAAGATCGACCCGGCGGTGGCCGAGAAGATCACCCTTCCGGCGTGGCCGGACCAGGTCAACCGGGAGTCCGTGCAGACCCTCGCCGACCTCATGCTCGGCGACGGCCTGATCAAGGAGAAGGTCGACGTGTCGGAAATGCTGCCGTGA
- a CDS encoding ABC transporter permease produces the protein MTGTAPAAGARTARRLPGQPVLLGALGLGVFLLAGELVPRIGLVSPDYLPPTSRIAATGIDLLGSGAFWTAVGDTVHGWFLGLALAVALGTVLGFAIGMLPPLREATSSTIEFLRPIPSVALIPLAVLLFGADLRSVLLLVTYAAFWQVLIQVLYGVRDVDPVATDTARVFGLGRWGRIRYVTWPTALPYLLTGVRLAAAVALILAVTAELVIGAPGLGNEIGVAQTGGAVPTVYALVAATGLLGVAVNGCTRLLERRLLAWHPSVRREVPA, from the coding sequence GTGACCGGTACGGCACCCGCGGCCGGCGCGCGGACCGCGCGCCGGCTGCCCGGCCAGCCGGTCCTGCTCGGCGCGCTCGGCCTCGGTGTCTTCCTGCTGGCCGGCGAGCTGGTGCCGCGGATCGGCCTGGTCTCCCCCGACTACCTGCCGCCGACCAGCCGGATCGCCGCCACCGGCATCGACCTGCTGGGCAGCGGCGCCTTCTGGACCGCCGTGGGCGACACCGTGCACGGCTGGTTCCTCGGCCTCGCCCTCGCGGTCGCCCTCGGCACGGTGCTGGGCTTCGCGATCGGCATGCTGCCGCCGCTGCGCGAGGCCACCTCCTCGACGATCGAGTTCCTCCGGCCCATCCCGTCGGTGGCGCTGATCCCGCTGGCCGTGCTGCTGTTCGGCGCCGACCTGCGCTCGGTGCTGCTGCTGGTCACCTACGCGGCCTTCTGGCAGGTGCTCATCCAGGTGCTCTACGGCGTCCGCGACGTCGACCCGGTGGCCACCGACACGGCCCGGGTCTTCGGCCTCGGCCGGTGGGGCCGGATCCGGTACGTCACCTGGCCGACCGCGCTGCCGTACCTGCTCACCGGGGTGCGGCTGGCCGCCGCCGTGGCGCTGATCCTCGCGGTCACCGCCGAACTGGTGATCGGCGCTCCCGGGCTGGGCAACGAGATCGGGGTCGCGCAGACCGGCGGCGCCGTTCCCACCGTGTACGCCCTGGTGGCCGCGACCGGCCTGCTCGGCGTGGCGGTCAACGGCTGCACCCGGCTGTTGGAGCGCCGGCTGCTGGCCTGGCACCCGTCGGTACGCCGGGAGGTTCCGGCATGA
- the pcaD gene encoding 3-oxoadipate enol-lactonase: MPSDPRASGPVPSDPRASGPVPSDPRASGPVPSDPRAPGPVPSDPAAAGPAAGPVPARTAPAATAERRWPAGVELAGRDGAPVVVLGASLGTTRRMWQQQLGALGERFRVLSYDHLGHGEAPPAPARCTVETLGRHLLAVLDALGIRRASYAGLSLGGMVGMWLAATVPHRVDRLALLCTSAHLPPAQDWRDRAAAVRAGGTAAVADAVLARWFTPGFAARHPDRVADYRAMLTGVPAAGYAACCEVIAALDLRPDLARIRAGTLVVAGAGDPATPVPHARLIAAGIGRSRLHVLPDAAHLANVEQPAEVTRLLIEHLGGAP; this comes from the coding sequence GTGCCGTCCGATCCGCGGGCGTCCGGCCCGGTGCCGTCCGATCCGCGGGCGTCCGGCCCGGTGCCGTCCGATCCGCGGGCGTCCGGCCCGGTGCCGTCCGACCCGCGGGCGCCCGGCCCGGTGCCGTCCGACCCGGCGGCAGCCGGCCCGGCAGCCGGCCCGGTGCCGGCCCGGACGGCGCCGGCCGCCACCGCCGAGCGCCGCTGGCCGGCCGGGGTCGAGCTGGCCGGCCGGGACGGCGCCCCGGTGGTGGTCCTGGGCGCATCGCTGGGCACCACCCGGCGGATGTGGCAGCAGCAGCTCGGCGCGCTCGGCGAACGGTTCCGGGTGCTGAGCTACGACCACCTCGGCCACGGCGAGGCCCCGCCGGCACCCGCGCGGTGCACCGTCGAGACGCTCGGGCGGCACCTGCTGGCGGTGCTGGACGCGCTCGGCATCCGGCGCGCCTCGTACGCCGGCCTGTCGCTCGGCGGGATGGTCGGGATGTGGCTGGCCGCGACCGTGCCGCACCGGGTGGACCGGCTCGCCCTGCTGTGCACCTCCGCCCACCTGCCGCCGGCCCAGGACTGGCGGGACCGGGCCGCCGCCGTCCGGGCCGGGGGCACCGCCGCGGTCGCCGACGCCGTGCTGGCCCGCTGGTTCACCCCGGGCTTCGCCGCCCGGCACCCGGACCGGGTGGCCGACTACCGGGCCATGCTCACCGGCGTGCCGGCGGCCGGCTACGCGGCCTGCTGCGAGGTCATCGCGGCCCTGGACCTGCGGCCCGACCTGGCCCGGATCCGGGCCGGGACGCTTGTGGTCGCCGGCGCCGGTGACCCGGCGACGCCTGTGCCGCACGCCCGGCTGATCGCCGCCGGGATCGGCCGGTCCCGGCTGCACGTCCTGCCGGACGCGGCCCACCTGGCCAACGTCGAACAACCGGCCGAGGTGACCCGGCTGCTCATCGAACATCTGGGAGGTGCGCCATGA
- a CDS encoding ABC transporter ATP-binding protein, which produces MSETTGPAPAGDALLDVRGLAKTFAAPGRTVEAIRDLTFAVGRGDLVCVVGPSGAGKTTLLKCIAGLLGPTSGQVVLEGAAVSGPPPGMAVVFQEYGRSLFPWLTVRDNVALPLKRKKVPRARRAELVRDCLHAVGLADVHAAYPWQLSGGMQQRVAIARAVAYEPHLLLMDEPFAAVDAQTRADLEDLVRSLWHRLGVTILFVTHDIDEAVYLGQRVLVLSGSPTVVLDDVPIDLPDERDQLATRSSPRFAELRAHVFAQIQRAKRRPGPAARTDPETADRQTTADRDVPGPGTTDQDAPEQDAPEQDAPGSDAPDRQPAEPGPPGRGSETVRR; this is translated from the coding sequence ATGTCCGAAACCACCGGACCGGCGCCGGCCGGCGACGCCCTGCTGGACGTGCGCGGCCTGGCCAAGACCTTCGCCGCGCCCGGCCGGACCGTGGAGGCCATCCGGGATCTCACCTTCGCCGTCGGCCGGGGCGACCTGGTCTGCGTGGTCGGACCCTCCGGCGCCGGCAAGACGACGCTGCTCAAGTGCATCGCCGGGCTGCTCGGCCCGACCAGCGGCCAGGTGGTGCTGGAGGGCGCGGCCGTGTCCGGTCCGCCGCCGGGGATGGCCGTGGTGTTCCAGGAGTACGGCCGCAGCCTGTTCCCCTGGCTCACCGTGCGGGACAACGTGGCGCTGCCGTTGAAGCGCAAGAAGGTGCCGCGCGCCCGCCGCGCCGAACTGGTCCGGGACTGCCTGCACGCGGTCGGCCTGGCCGACGTGCACGCCGCCTATCCGTGGCAGCTCTCCGGCGGCATGCAGCAGCGGGTGGCCATCGCCCGCGCGGTGGCGTACGAGCCGCACCTGCTGCTGATGGACGAGCCGTTCGCGGCGGTGGACGCGCAGACCCGGGCCGACCTGGAGGATCTGGTGCGGTCGCTGTGGCACCGGCTCGGGGTGACCATCCTGTTCGTCACGCACGACATCGACGAGGCCGTGTACCTCGGTCAGCGGGTGCTGGTGCTGTCCGGGTCGCCGACGGTGGTGCTGGACGACGTACCGATCGACCTGCCCGACGAGCGCGACCAGTTGGCCACCCGCTCCTCGCCGCGCTTCGCCGAGTTGCGGGCGCACGTCTTCGCGCAGATCCAGCGGGCCAAGCGCCGGCCCGGACCGGCGGCCCGGACCGACCCGGAGACCGCCGACCGGCAGACCACCGCCGACCGGGACGTTCCCGGGCCGGGCACCACCGACCAGGACGCTCCGGAACAGGACGCTCCGGAACAGGACGCTCCCGGGTCGGACGCTCCCGACCGGCAGCCCGCCGAGCCCGGCCCGCCCGGCCGGGGGTCCGAGACGGTACGCCGGTGA
- the pcaH gene encoding protocatechuate 3,4-dioxygenase subunit beta: MTEPGTRLVLPGYRRDPAGTHPPLDTPAYRSTLLRAPHQPLVLLPHRLTEVTGPLLGAGRLGEHDHDLTRQHAGEPIGQRIIVHGRVLDGDGRPVPDTLVEIWQPNAAGRYRHVNDNWPAPLDPNFDGVGRAVTDSAGRYRFVTIRPGAYPWRNHSNAWRPAHIHFSLFGRAFTQRLVTQMYFPGDPLFFQDPIFNAIPDPAVRERLVCAYDHDASTPEWALGFRFDIVLRGRGRTPFEEGDDD; this comes from the coding sequence ATGACCGAGCCCGGCACCCGGCTGGTGCTGCCCGGCTACCGCCGGGACCCCGCCGGTACCCACCCGCCGCTGGACACCCCCGCCTACCGCTCGACGCTGCTGCGCGCCCCGCACCAGCCGCTGGTGCTGCTGCCGCACCGGTTGACCGAGGTGACCGGCCCGCTGCTGGGCGCCGGCCGGCTCGGCGAGCACGACCACGACCTGACCCGGCAGCACGCCGGCGAGCCGATCGGCCAGCGGATCATCGTGCACGGCCGGGTACTCGACGGCGACGGCCGGCCGGTGCCGGACACCCTGGTGGAGATCTGGCAGCCCAACGCGGCCGGCCGGTACCGGCACGTCAACGACAACTGGCCGGCCCCGCTGGACCCCAACTTCGACGGCGTCGGCCGGGCCGTCACCGACAGCGCCGGCCGGTACCGGTTCGTCACCATCCGGCCCGGCGCCTACCCCTGGCGCAACCACAGCAACGCGTGGCGGCCGGCGCACATCCACTTCTCGCTGTTCGGCCGGGCCTTCACCCAGCGCCTGGTGACCCAGATGTACTTCCCGGGCGACCCGCTGTTCTTCCAGGATCCGATCTTCAACGCGATACCCGACCCGGCGGTCCGGGAGCGGCTGGTCTGCGCGTACGACCACGACGCCAGCACCCCGGAGTGGGCGCTCGGGTTCCGGTTCGACATCGTGCTGCGCGGTCGCGGGCGGACCCCGTTCGAGGAGGGCGACGATGACTGA
- a CDS encoding thiamine pyrophosphate-dependent enzyme yields MTTVREATLAVLRDRGMDRIFANPGSTEVAFLVDLPDDLRFVLALHEGSVVGLATGYAIATGRPAFVNLHTTAGLGNAVGALATARVNRAPLVVVVGQQDRRHLALEPFLAGRLDRLAGAYPVWVDQPVLPQDVPAAVRRAWHEAVEHRGPALVVVPMDDWSAELDPALGLAAPAEVRRAPYPPGPAADELAGLLAAARSPVLVVGAGADDPAAWAALVRLADRLDAPVWQEAFGGRAGFPQDHPRFAGHLPAGRSRLRDVLAGHDLALVVGTGAFRQYPYEPGPLVPPGLRVAVVSDDPDELHHSHADLAVRADPATLCAALTPLLPPPTEDRPSGPATDSRPPALATDSRPLGSADPAHDGIKPDRAEWAGSAEPPPADPAQAPPADPADPADPAEPQPAALSAAQVFSALAERLPADAVVVEETPSTRPDLHRLLPARAPRGFVSAAMGGLGFGLPAAAGLRMGDPSRPVVAVLGDGSALYAVQGLWSAARYGCGVLFVVLANGRYAIMDRLAERHRGKAPWPAFEEIDMAGLAGSLGCPARRVRTYPELVAALDEVVPTLADRTEPLLLDVTVRTEPRFEP; encoded by the coding sequence GTGACCACGGTCCGGGAGGCGACCCTGGCCGTGCTGCGCGACCGGGGGATGGACCGCATCTTCGCCAATCCCGGCTCCACCGAGGTGGCGTTCCTGGTCGACCTGCCGGACGACCTGCGGTTCGTGCTGGCCCTGCACGAGGGATCGGTGGTCGGGCTGGCCACCGGGTACGCGATCGCCACCGGCCGGCCCGCGTTCGTGAACCTGCACACCACGGCCGGGCTCGGCAACGCGGTCGGCGCGCTGGCCACCGCCCGGGTCAACCGGGCGCCGCTGGTGGTCGTGGTGGGCCAGCAGGACCGCCGGCACCTGGCCCTGGAGCCGTTCCTCGCCGGCCGGCTGGACCGCCTCGCCGGGGCGTACCCGGTCTGGGTGGACCAGCCGGTGCTGCCCCAGGACGTCCCGGCGGCGGTCCGCCGGGCCTGGCACGAGGCCGTGGAACACCGCGGCCCGGCCCTGGTGGTGGTGCCGATGGACGACTGGTCGGCCGAACTGGACCCCGCGCTCGGCCTGGCCGCGCCGGCCGAGGTGCGCCGCGCGCCGTACCCGCCGGGTCCGGCCGCCGACGAACTCGCCGGCCTGCTCGCCGCGGCCCGCTCGCCGGTGCTGGTGGTCGGCGCGGGCGCCGACGACCCGGCGGCGTGGGCCGCCCTGGTACGCCTCGCCGACCGGCTCGACGCGCCGGTCTGGCAGGAGGCATTCGGCGGCCGGGCCGGCTTCCCGCAGGATCATCCCCGGTTCGCCGGCCACCTGCCGGCCGGCCGGTCCCGGCTGCGCGACGTGCTGGCCGGGCACGACCTCGCGCTGGTGGTCGGCACCGGGGCGTTCCGGCAGTACCCGTACGAGCCGGGTCCGCTGGTCCCACCCGGGCTGCGCGTCGCGGTGGTCTCCGACGACCCGGACGAGCTGCACCACAGCCACGCCGACCTCGCCGTCCGCGCCGACCCGGCAACCCTCTGCGCCGCCCTCACCCCCCTCCTCCCACCCCCCACCGAAGACCGCCCCTCGGGTCCCGCCACCGACAGCCGCCCTCCCGCCCTTGCCACGGACAGCCGCCCGCTGGGTTCCGCCGACCCCGCCCACGACGGGATCAAGCCTGACCGCGCAGAGTGGGCGGGGTCGGCGGAACCCCCACCCGCGGACCCGGCGCAAGCCCCACCCGCGGACCCGGCGGACCCGGCGGACCCGGCGGAACCCCAACCGGCGGCGCTGTCCGCCGCCCAGGTGTTCAGCGCGCTGGCCGAGCGGCTCCCCGCGGACGCGGTCGTGGTGGAGGAGACCCCCTCAACCCGGCCCGACCTGCACCGGCTGCTGCCGGCGCGGGCGCCGCGCGGGTTCGTCAGCGCGGCCATGGGCGGGCTGGGTTTCGGGCTGCCGGCGGCCGCCGGCCTGCGGATGGGCGACCCGAGCCGTCCGGTGGTTGCGGTCCTGGGCGACGGTTCGGCGCTCTACGCTGTACAGGGACTGTGGAGCGCCGCCCGGTACGGCTGCGGGGTGCTGTTCGTGGTGCTCGCGAACGGCCGGTACGCGATCATGGACCGGCTGGCCGAGCGGCACCGCGGCAAGGCGCCCTGGCCGGCGTTCGAGGAGATCGACATGGCCGGGCTGGCCGGTTCGCTGGGCTGTCCGGCCCGCCGGGTCCGCACGTACCCGGAGTTGGTGGCCGCCCTCGACGAGGTCGTGCCGACGCTGGCCGATCGCACCGAGCCGCTGCTGCTGGACGTCACGGTGCGGACCGAGCCGCGCTTCGAGCCCTGA
- a CDS encoding CoA transferase subunit A: MAELVSLADGIAGLVGDGDVVSMEGFTHLIPFAAGHEIIRQRRRDLTLVRMTPDVIYDQMIGMGCARALVFSWGGNPGVGSLHRFRDAVENGWPVPLDLEEHSHAGMANRYVAGASGLPFAVLRGYTGTDLPRHTPNIRPVTCPFTGEVLTAVPALRPDVTVVHAQRADRAGNVQFWGISGVQKEAVLAARRSLVTVEEIVDRLDPVPGQVVLPGWAVTAVAEVPGGAHPSYAHGYSDRDNDFYVAWDGISRDRDTFTDWMERHVLMAGDRA; this comes from the coding sequence ATGGCCGAACTGGTATCCCTGGCCGACGGGATCGCCGGGCTGGTAGGCGACGGCGACGTGGTGTCCATGGAGGGCTTCACGCACCTCATCCCGTTCGCCGCCGGACACGAGATCATCCGGCAGCGCCGCCGGGACCTGACCCTGGTCCGGATGACCCCCGACGTCATCTACGACCAGATGATCGGCATGGGCTGCGCCCGGGCGCTGGTCTTCTCCTGGGGCGGCAACCCCGGGGTCGGCTCGCTGCACCGGTTCCGCGACGCCGTGGAGAACGGCTGGCCCGTTCCCCTCGACCTGGAGGAACACAGCCACGCCGGGATGGCCAACCGGTACGTCGCCGGCGCCTCCGGCCTGCCGTTCGCGGTGCTGCGCGGCTACACCGGCACCGACCTGCCCCGGCACACCCCCAACATCAGGCCGGTCACCTGCCCGTTCACCGGCGAGGTGCTGACCGCCGTACCGGCGCTGCGGCCCGACGTCACCGTGGTGCACGCCCAGCGTGCCGACCGGGCCGGCAACGTGCAGTTCTGGGGCATCAGCGGGGTGCAGAAGGAGGCGGTGCTGGCCGCCCGCCGCTCGCTGGTCACCGTCGAGGAGATCGTCGACCGGCTCGACCCGGTACCCGGCCAGGTCGTGCTGCCCGGCTGGGCGGTGACCGCGGTGGCCGAGGTGCCCGGCGGCGCGCATCCGTCGTACGCGCACGGCTACTCCGACCGGGACAACGACTTCTACGTGGCCTGGGACGGGATCAGCCGGGACCGGGACACCTTCACCGACTGGATGGAGCGGCACGTGCTGATGGCCGGGGACCGGGCATGA